In one window of Tenrec ecaudatus isolate mTenEca1 chromosome 3, mTenEca1.hap1, whole genome shotgun sequence DNA:
- the PCDH10 gene encoding protocadherin-10 has protein sequence MIVLLFFALLWMVEGVFSQLHYTVQEEQEHGTFVGNIAEDLGLDITKLSARRFQTVPNSRTPYLDLNLETGVLYVNEKIDREQICKQSPSCVLHLEVFLENPLELFRVEIEVLDINDNPPSFPEPDLTVEISESATPGTRFPLESAFDPDVGTNSLRDYEITPNSYFSLDVQTQGDGNRFAELVLEKPLDREQQAVHRYVLTAVDGGGGGGGEGAGGGGGGGGLPPQQQRTGTALLTIRVLDSNDNVPAFDQPVYTVSLPENSPPGTLVIQLNATDPDEGQNGEVVYSFSSHISPRARELFGLSPRTGRLEVSGELDYEESPVYQVYVQAKDLGPNAVPAHCKVLVRVLDANDNAPEISFSTVKEAVSEGAAPGTVVALFSVTDRDSEENGQVQCELLGDVPFRLKSSFKNYYTIVTEAPLDRETGDSYTLTVVARDRGEPALSTSKSIQVQVSDVNDNAPRFSQPVYDVYVTENNVPGAYIYAVSATDRDEGANAQLAYSILECQIQGMSVFTYVSINSENGYLYALRSFDYEQLKDFSFQVEARDAGSPQALAGNATVNILIVDQNDNAPTIVAPLPGRNGTPAREVLPRSAEPGYLLTRVAAVDADDGENARLTYSIVRGNEMNLFRMDWRTGELRTARRVPAKRDPQRPYELVIEVRDHGQPPLSSTASLVVQLVDGAVEPQGGGGGGGGGSGEHQRPSRSGGGETSLDLTLILIIALGSVSFIFLLAMIVLAVRCQKEKKLNIYTCLASDCCLCCCCCGGGGSTCCGRQARARKKKLSKSDIMLVQSSNVPSNPAQVPVEESGGFGSHHHNQNYCYQVCLTPESAKTDLMFLKPCSPSRSTDTEHNPCGAIVTGYTDQQPDIISNGSILSNETKHQRAELSYLVDRPRRVNSSAFQEADIVSSKDSGHGDSEQGDSDHDATNRGQSAGMDLFSNCTEECKALGHSDRCWMPSFVPSDGRQAADYRSNLHVPGMDSVPDTEVFEPPEAQPGAERSFSTFGKEKALHSALERKDLDGLLSNTRAPYKPPYLTRKRIC, from the exons ATGATTGTGCTATTATTCTTTGCCTTGCTCTGGATGGTGGAGGGAGTCTTTTCCCAGCTTCACTATACTGTCCAGGAGGAGCAGGAACATGGCACTTTCGTGGGGAATATCGCTGAAGATCTGGGCTTGGACATTACAAAACTTTCCGCTCGCAGGTTTCAAACAGTGCCCAACTCACGGACCCCTTACTTGGACCTCAATCTGGAAACCGGGGTGCTGTACGTGAATGAGAAGATCGACCGCGAGCAAATCTGTAAGCAGAGCCCCTCCTGCGTCCTGCACCTAGAGGTCTTCCTGGAGAACCCCCTGGAGCTGTTCCGAGTGGAGATCGAGGTCTTAGACATCAACGACAACCCCCCCTCCTTTCCGGAGCCGGACTTGACGGTGGAGATCTCTGAGAGCGCCACGCCGGGCACCCGCTTCCCCTTGGAGAGCGCATTCGACCCAGACGTGGGCACTAACTCGCTCCGCGACTACGAGATCACCCCCAACAGCTACTTCTCCCTGGACGTGCagacccagggggatggcaaccgATTTGCGGAGCTCGTGTTGGAGAAGCCCTTGGACCGTGAGCAGCAAGCGGTGCACCGCTACGTGCTGACCGCGGTGgacgggggaggagggggaggaggagaaggagccggcggcggcggtgggggagggggcctgcCCCCCCAGCAGCAGCGCACCGGCACGGCCCTCCTCACCATCCGAGTGCTGGACTCCAACGACAACGTGCCCGCCTTCGACCAGCCCGTCTACACTGTGTCCCTCCCCGAAAATTCGCCCCCGGGAACGCTAGTGATCCAACTCAACGCCACGGACCCAGACGAGGGCCAAAACGGCGAGGTGGTGTACTCCTTCAGCAGCCACATCTCGCCCCGGGCGCGGGAGCTCTTCGGACTGTCCCCGCGCACCGGCCGGCTGGAGGTGAGCGGCGAGCTGGACTACGAGGAGAGCCCGGTGTACCAAGTGTACGTGCAAGCCAAGGACCTGGGCCCGAACGCCGTGCCCGCGCACTGCAAGGTGCTGGTGAGGGTCCTCGATGCGAACGACAACGCGCCCGAGATCAGCTTCAGCACCGTGAAGGAGGCGGTGAGCGAGGGCGCCGCGCCCGGCACCGTGGTGGCCCTGTTCAGCGTGACCGACCGCGACTCCGAGGAGAATGGGCAGGTGCAGTGTGAGCTGCTGGGGGACGTGCCGTTCCGCCTCAAGTCTTCCTTCAAAAACTACTACACCATCGTGACCGAGGCCCCCCTGGACCGAGAGACGGGGGACTCCTACACCCTGACCGTAGTGGCCCGGGACCGCGGCGAGCCAGCTCTCTCCACCAGCAAGTCAATTCAGGTGCAAGTGTCAGATGTGAACGACAACGCGCCGCGCTTCAGCCAGCCGGTCTACGACGTGTATGTGACCGAGAATAACGTTCCGGGCGCCTACATTTATGCGGTGAGCGCCACCGACCGCGACGAGGGCGCCAACGCCCAGCTAGCCTACTCCATCCTCGAGTGCCAGATCCAGGGCATGAGCGTCTTCACCTACGTGTCCATCAACTCTGAGAACGGCTACTTGTACGCCCTGCGCTCCTTCGATTATGAGCAGCTCAAGGACTTCAGCTTTCAGGTGGAAGCCAGGGACGCCGGCAGCCCCCAGGCGCTGGCGGGCAATGCCACGGTCAACATCCTCATCGTGGACCAGAACGACAATGCTCCTACCATAGTGGCGCCCCTGCCGGGGCGCAACGGGACTCCGGCGCGGGAGGTGCTGCCCCGCTCTGCAGAGCCCGGGTACCTTCTCACTCGCGTGGCCGCGGTGGACGCAGATGACGGCGAGAACGCCCGGCTCACCTACAGCATAGTGCGAGGCAACGAAATGAACCTCTTCCGTATGGACTGGCGCACCGGGGAGCTCCGCACGGCTCGCCGGGTGCCGGCCAAGCGCGACCCCCAGCGGCCTTACGAGCTGGTGATCGAAGTGCGCGACCACGGACAGCCGcccctgtcctccacagcctcacTGGTAGTACAGCTAGTGGATGGCGCGGTGGaaccccagggagggggcgggggcggaggTGGGGGGTCAGGGGAGCATCAGCGCCCCAGCCGCTCAGGTGGTGGGGAGACCTCACTGGACCTCACTCTCATCCTCATCATCGCCCTGGGCTCCGTTTCCTTCATCTTTCTGCTGGCCATGATAGTGCTGGCCGTGCGTTGCCAAAAAGAGAAGAAGCTCAACATCTACACGTGTCTGGCCAGcgattgctgcctctgctgctgctgctgcggcggCGGGGGCTCCACCTGCTGTGGCCGCCAAGCCCGGGCTCGCAAAAAGAAACTCAGCAAGTCTGACATTATGCTGGTCCAAAGCTCCAACGTACCCAGCAACCCAGCCCAGGTGCCTGTAGAGGAGTCCGGGGGCTTTGGCTCTCACCACCACAACCAGAATTACTGCTACCAGGTCTGCTTGACCCCAGAGTCCGCCAAGACCGACCTGATGTTCCTTAAGCCCTGCAGCCCCTCTCGGAGCACGGACACTGAGCACAACCCCTGCGGGGCTATCGTCACTGGCTACACCGACCAGCAGCCCGACATCATCTCCAATGGAAGCATTTTGTCCAACGAG ACTAAACACCAGCGAGCAGAGCTCAGCTATCTAGTTGACAGACCTCGGCGAGTTAACAG TTCTGCATTCCAGGAAGCTGACATAGTAAGCTCTAAAGACAGTGGTCATGGAGACAGTGAGCAGGGTGATAGTGATCATGATGCTACCAACCGAGGCCAGTCAGCTG GTATGGATCTCTTCTCCAACTGTACGGAGGAATGTAAGGCCCTGGGCCACTCCGACCGCTGCTGGATGCCTTCTTTTGTCCCTTCCGACGGACGCCAGGCTGCTGATTACCGCAGCAATCTGCATGTTCCCGGCATGGACTCGGTTCCAGACACCGAGGTGTTCGAACCGCCCGAAGCCCAGCCTGGCGCAGAGCGATCCTTCTCCACCTTTGGCAAAGAGAAGGCCCTTCACAGCGCTCTGGAGAGGAAGGATCTGGACGGACTGCTGTCTAATACACGAGCGCCTTACAAACCACCCTATTTGA